The following proteins are encoded in a genomic region of Dysgonomonas mossii:
- the pnp gene encoding polyribonucleotide nucleotidyltransferase — MINPITKSIDLGDGRTITIETGKLAKQADGSVMVRMGNTMLLATVCAAKDANPGVDFMPLQVEYKEKFAAYGRFPGGFQRREGRASDYEILVCRLVDRALRPLFPDDYHAEVFVNVTLFSSDGEDMPDALAGLAASAALAVSDIPFNGPISEVRVARVDGQFILNPTFSQLAKADMDIMVGATIDNIMMVEGEMKEVSEAEMLEAIKFAHEAIKVQCQAQIELMELVGTTKKREYSHETNDEDLRKDVWEKCYDKAFAVAASGNTNKHERVDNFKAIEEEYKANLTEEELAEKGALISRYYHDVEKEAMRRSILDEGKRLDGRTTTEIRPIWSEVDYLPGAHGSAVFTRGETQSLTTVTLGTKLDEKIIDDVLNNGKERFLLHYNFPPFSTGDARPQRGVGRREIGHGNLAHRALKPMIPSDYPYVIRVVSDILESNGSSSMATVCAGTLALMDAGVKIKKPVTGIAMGLISEKKGTNFAVLSDILGDEDHLGDMDFKVCGTKDGITATQMDIKVDGLSYEILEKALNQAREGRLHIMGKILETLPEPRADFKENAPRIEVLIISKEFIGAVIGPGGKIIQGIQEETGATVTIEEIDGYGRVEVSATNKTAIEAAMAKIRGIVAVPEVGEVYTAKVRSVMPYGAFCEFLPGKDGLLHISEISWDRVEDMEKVGLKEGDKIEVKLIDIDPKTGKFKLSRKVLLPRPPRPEKPVQKANGDTPAEA; from the coding sequence ATGATTAATCCGATTACAAAGAGTATCGATTTAGGTGATGGAAGGACTATCACCATTGAAACCGGAAAATTGGCAAAACAGGCTGATGGGTCTGTAATGGTACGGATGGGTAATACGATGTTATTAGCCACTGTATGTGCCGCAAAAGATGCAAATCCGGGTGTTGATTTTATGCCTTTACAGGTAGAGTATAAAGAAAAATTTGCAGCATATGGCCGCTTCCCGGGAGGTTTTCAACGCCGAGAAGGACGTGCTTCAGATTACGAAATATTGGTTTGCCGCTTGGTAGACCGTGCACTTCGTCCATTGTTTCCGGACGATTATCATGCGGAAGTATTTGTTAATGTGACTCTATTCTCTTCGGACGGTGAAGACATGCCTGATGCATTGGCCGGATTGGCAGCTTCGGCAGCTTTGGCTGTTTCAGATATACCGTTCAATGGTCCTATCTCAGAAGTGAGAGTAGCTCGTGTTGATGGACAATTCATTTTAAATCCAACATTTTCTCAACTAGCTAAAGCTGATATGGATATCATGGTAGGTGCTACTATTGATAACATTATGATGGTGGAAGGTGAAATGAAAGAAGTTTCGGAAGCAGAAATGCTGGAAGCTATCAAATTTGCTCACGAAGCGATTAAAGTACAATGTCAGGCTCAAATCGAATTAATGGAGCTTGTTGGTACTACAAAAAAACGTGAATATAGCCACGAAACAAATGACGAAGACCTACGCAAAGATGTTTGGGAAAAATGTTATGATAAAGCTTTTGCTGTAGCAGCATCAGGAAATACAAACAAACATGAGCGTGTAGATAACTTCAAGGCTATAGAAGAAGAATATAAAGCGAACCTTACTGAGGAAGAGCTTGCAGAAAAAGGTGCATTGATTTCTCGTTACTATCATGATGTAGAAAAAGAAGCGATGCGTCGTTCTATCTTAGACGAAGGAAAACGTCTTGATGGTCGTACAACAACAGAGATACGTCCTATCTGGAGCGAAGTAGATTATCTTCCGGGAGCTCACGGATCGGCTGTTTTCACACGTGGTGAAACACAATCATTGACAACTGTAACATTAGGCACAAAGCTTGATGAGAAGATCATTGATGATGTATTGAACAATGGTAAGGAGAGATTTTTGCTACATTATAACTTCCCTCCGTTCTCAACAGGAGACGCAAGACCACAACGTGGAGTAGGTCGTCGTGAAATCGGTCATGGTAATCTTGCACACCGTGCATTGAAACCGATGATCCCTTCCGATTATCCTTATGTTATACGTGTGGTATCTGATATATTAGAGTCGAACGGCTCTTCATCTATGGCTACAGTTTGTGCCGGTACATTGGCATTAATGGATGCAGGGGTGAAGATCAAAAAGCCGGTGACAGGTATAGCAATGGGACTTATCTCAGAGAAGAAAGGTACTAACTTTGCTGTACTTTCAGACATTTTGGGTGACGAAGATCATCTGGGAGACATGGACTTTAAGGTTTGTGGAACAAAAGATGGTATTACAGCTACTCAGATGGATATAAAAGTAGATGGACTTTCTTACGAAATTCTAGAAAAGGCATTGAATCAGGCTCGTGAAGGACGTTTGCATATTATGGGTAAAATCCTTGAGACATTACCTGAACCACGTGCCGACTTCAAAGAAAATGCTCCACGTATCGAAGTGCTAATTATCAGCAAAGAATTTATCGGAGCTGTAATAGGACCCGGTGGTAAAATCATTCAAGGTATTCAGGAAGAAACAGGAGCAACTGTTACTATCGAAGAAATTGATGGTTATGGACGCGTTGAAGTTTCAGCTACTAACAAAACTGCTATCGAAGCTGCAATGGCTAAGATTAGAGGAATCGTTGCTGTACCGGAAGTAGGAGAGGTATATACTGCAAAAGTACGTTCGGTAATGCCTTACGGTGCATTCTGTGAATTCCTTCCAGGAAAAGACGGATTGCTTCATATCTCTGAAATTTCGTGGGATCGCGTAGAAGACATGGAAAAAGTAGGATTGAAAGAAGGTGATAAGATTGAGGTGAAACTTATCGATATCGACCCTAAGACAGGTAAGTTTAAACTGTCTCGTAAGGTTCTTCTTCCTCGTCCTCCAAGACCAGAGAAGCCTGTACAGAAGGCAAACGGAGATACTCCGGCAGAGGCTTAA
- the tatC gene encoding twin-arginine translocase subunit TatC: MEENSGGMSFWDHLEELRWTLVRSIIALFVFAILGFAIMPYIYDSWIMGPTRADFVLYKYLCYVTSSVPFMPDFCDDTFHIKIINYNLTSQFFRHMTTSFWFALILTFPYLAFEVWRFVSPALYSNEKKSIRWVFLFGTGMFFIGCAVGYFLVFPMTFRFLSTYQLSEMIENTISLDSYMDNFLTLIFIMGIVFELPLVSWLLSQLGFLNRSFFKKFRRHAIVGLLVLSAVITPSGDPFTLSVVFVPLYLLFELSRFMVKPAPKETDEEDEDEDEDTADIEIKTS, translated from the coding sequence ATGGAAGAGAACAGTGGAGGAATGTCCTTTTGGGATCATTTAGAAGAACTACGGTGGACCCTTGTCAGGTCTATCATTGCCTTATTTGTTTTTGCGATACTTGGTTTTGCAATCATGCCGTATATATACGACAGCTGGATAATGGGTCCTACCCGTGCCGACTTTGTATTGTATAAATATCTATGTTATGTGACATCATCCGTGCCCTTTATGCCCGACTTCTGCGATGATACATTTCATATCAAGATTATAAACTATAATCTTACTTCGCAGTTTTTCAGGCACATGACCACTTCATTTTGGTTTGCTCTAATATTGACATTCCCATATCTTGCATTTGAAGTGTGGCGCTTTGTAAGCCCTGCTCTCTATTCTAATGAGAAGAAGAGTATCAGATGGGTATTTCTGTTCGGAACAGGTATGTTCTTTATCGGATGTGCTGTAGGATATTTTCTTGTATTTCCTATGACATTCCGATTCTTATCGACATACCAGCTAAGTGAGATGATCGAGAATACAATTTCGCTCGATTCGTATATGGATAATTTCCTTACATTGATATTCATCATGGGAATTGTATTCGAACTTCCTTTGGTATCATGGCTTTTATCTCAATTGGGCTTTTTAAACAGATCTTTTTTCAAGAAATTTAGAAGACATGCCATTGTTGGACTATTGGTATTATCTGCCGTAATCACTCCATCAGGAGATCCATTTACTCTTTCGGTTGTATTTGTGCCGCTTTATCTGCTCTTTGAATTGAGCCGCTTTATGGTAAAACCTGCACCGAAAGAAACTGATGAGGAAGATGAGGATGAGGATGAAGATACTGCCGATATAGAAATAAAGACTTCGTAA